The DNA segment CTTGGACATCACTATACGGAATATCTACGTGCTCGGAAACGATCGTACGAGCTTCGGATTCGTCTGGCGCTCGCTTTGGCGGGAGATCAGCCAGTACGTCGCTGTCTGCCCACAGGCGCTCGTTGATCACCTGTGGGTTGAATACCGTCCGATTCAGTGCTTCGAGGACGTTGCCGGGGTCAGCTTGCAGCTCTTCGTAGAAGAGATCGACAATACCCTGCCCGCCTTCCGTTCGCTCGAAGACGAACACTTCCTCTCGTACCGTGTCGATGCCGTAGAAGAGCATCGTCTGATTCACGCCGCTCACATCCGAGACGAGCTGCATCAGTAGGTGGGCTGCGGTGTGGTACCCGAGATATTCGAATTCCACCTCATCCAGATCCTTGTATTTCGAGATTTCGTTCCTCACATCTTCGTCAAGCGTTCGAAGGAACGACCCGACATCCAGCGAGACACCTCGGGTGTCGAGCGTGAAGCCGAGCGGACGTGACGGGCTCTCAATCTCGCGTTCGATCCGATCCTCGTCAGCCCACACGTAGCCAATTCCAGGACCCTTGTAGGTGGCAGGAGTGATATTCAGCGTGACTCCCTCTAGTAAGACATCTCCAGTCACGTTACAGAGGGAAAGTGCCCCTCTCTGGGATTCGACTTCTCGATCGCGTAGAACTGTCTTCACCTGCGGGTCTGAATGGATTTTCCCGTAAGCCCGGTCGTTGTGTTCGAGGCACGAATCGATATTTGAGATGATCTGCAAGCATTCCGGGCAGTAGCGAACGATATTGCTTGCCGTATCAGAGAGATCTGTGACCTCGTCCAGTGTGATCGACTCTGGCACAGCCATGTTTGGCTGGTCGTCGGTGGGCACACTGCTGAAGTCGAATTGTACCGTGGAATCAGAGTCCTCGGTACTGCTCTCTACGACCTCCGTATCGGGCATGAATAGCTGGCTCTTGCCCGTTTTCTGCTGATACTCGCTCCGATAGGGTGCATAGGAGTGGACGATGGAATCGATCGATTCTTCGCTTCCATCGAGGTCACTCTCGCCCCTGAAGACGGTCAGGTACTGACCGCTACTCTCGAAGTAGTTGGGCGGAACGTACCAGACCTCTCCAAGTGATCGGCCCTCTACGTTGAGGAAGCGCTCGAAGTAGTATGCCGCCCGAAGTAGGTTCTTGACGTACCAGACACTGAGGAACGGCTTGTTGTTGCGGTATTTCTCGTCAGAATCGAGATCCCGGTAGTCCTTGAGTTGCTCTACTGTCTGCTTGAGGTAGTACACCTGTCGTCGTTCCTGGCTCAACTGTTCGAGACGCTCGTCCCCGGCCAAGCCGGCAAGCATAGTGACCGCTTCCTGTAAATCGTCAATCTTCCCCAGTCCGACCTCCGATACGCCATCTTCGGCATGGCGGTCGGCAGATGCTCGCATACCCATCAAGTATGCTGCCTGCTGCGTGATGTCGGCAAGTATCTTGTTGTACCGCTCGACTCGCTCTTCTGCGGAGAGGCTTCGATAGTCGGTAACCTGCTCACGCGCTGCATCCAGCTCTTCTCGAACAATTTCGCGTTGTGAATGGTCATCGAGCTGGCCATGCTCTTCTAAGACTGTCTCATACTCCTCCAATTTCTCGAGGTACGTCTGGATTTGTTCGAGTACGCGCTCTTGGATATGAGACAGATACTCGTCGAACGCGTTCTCTCCACGAATTACTTCGTCACCTTGGATATCTACGTATTCCTCGATCTCCTCGAAATCCTCCGAGAGCGATCGATCCTTGGCGTCAAGCGCTGACTCGACAACTCGCACCGGTTCTTCCGAGAGGAGCGGCTGATCGAGGTGGCCCCCAATACCGAGTTCAGTAGAGAGGAACTCACCCGGTTCAGTAAGGAAGCGATAGAACTCCTCGCACTCCATTGCGTCGCGTACGAATTCTTCAAAGAAGGCGAGTTCCTCTTCTCGGGGCGATCGCATTCGGCGCTCTGCAATTCCGCTGGTGATCTGATAGAACTCCCCGAGCTGCTCGTGGATCCACTCTACTACTTTGTTGTCTGTTTTCAGTGGTGTACGGAGTTCGGAACCGAGGAACCGCTCCGCACGGTAGAACATATTGGCGTCGCCAGTGAAATTAGAGAGATAGACGAAGATATGAGAATCCATATCTTCTTCTCGAGCGGCTCGCCCCGTCCGCTGAATAAATGACGAGAGATCCTGTGGGGTCCGGTATTGTGACACGATGTTGATATCACCGACGTCGATCCCTACTTCGAGGAAAGACGTCGAAAGAAGGATGTCGCTTTGCCCAGCAGCTTCGGCATCGAAGCCGGCATCAGAATACACTGGCTCGAATCGAAGGTCGTTTTCGAGGAATTCATAGCCCATCTCATCGGCGACTACTTCCCAGTTTTCGTAGCCTTCGCCGGATCTGTGATATTCCCACAGCTTCCGCTTGTCGCTATGATCAGCATCCTCGAGCTGTGCGAGCTTCTGGTTTATCTGGCTGATACTGTCGATAAACGAGAGTATCTTTCCTCGTTTCCCGTCGCGCTGTTGGAGAAGAGAATGCCCAAGCATCATCGTCTGCTGAATCATCATCGGTGATGCTCCAGGGCCGTCGTCGGGCGAAATCATGAAATAATAGTGCTCCTGATCACCGTGCTCTTCTTTGTAGTCCGATTCCGGCGGCTCGATTGCCTCGATGCTATTTGCCGGGAGATCGAAGAGTTTCTTCGCAAAGCGAGACGGATTATCGATCGTCGCACTCGCGCCCAGCCACAGCAGTGGCTGCTCAGTGATTTCGTTGATATTCTCGATAATCTTCGCCGTGTGTGCTCCACGAAGGCCCGTATACAGGTGAACTTCGTCGAGCACGATCGAGTCAACCTCGTCGATTATATTGTAGTTGGGCTTGAGAGCAAACAGCTCGAGTGACTCAAGCGTAGTCAAGATGATGTCCGGCGTGTCCCGGGTAATCTCTTTTCGCGGTAGAACCAGCTCTCGGTCAGTGAAGCTGTGGTCCGGGTTATTTTCGCATTTGAGCGTATATTCTCGCGACGTCCCATAGAACTCGAACGAATGGATGTCCTCGTCGTCGCTGCACCAGCAGTTTGCGAGTTTGAATCTTGCAGTGCCGCCTGACCGGTCGAAGCAGGTCGAATTGTCCTCTACGTCCCCAATCTCGTAGGGCATTCCTCCGATGTAGACACCTACAGAGAGATTGGACGGTCCCTCTCCCCGCATCGTGTCGAGGTGCTGGAGGACACGCTGTAGCTGGTTCTGGAGCAACGCTCGCCGCGGATAGACAATTATCGTCGAGTCTTGTCTGTCGCTTCTGAGTAGTTGGTATAGCGGCCCGAGAAATGCTTCTGTCTTACCGAAACCGGTGGGAGCGGAGAATACACCCGCTTGCTGGTTCCCTGTCTGTCGCCGTTTCTGATCGAGCTGATCTACGGTTTTCCAACACTCGACCTGGAAATCAAGCGGATCGAAGCCGAAGATGTCGATAATATTCGAGACAAATTGGTTGTCACCGTCGTAAGGTGTTGTTTTCCGGCGATCTTGCTTGTCCGCCGTATATTTGATCGCTTCCGTGACGTACGGGCGATCGTCTGCGTCCTCATTGAATAGCTGCTTGTTTTCCAACAATCCCTTGACTACCGGCTCGACTGAATCGTCTATCCTCTCGGGGTTAGTGTTCCGATCAAAGAATTTCATTTATAGCACCGTGGGGGCCCAGGCGATGGATTATCTTGCTCTGGTCAGCCCTATCAATCTTGCTCTCATTATCGTCGTCTAACGGAATGGGGTCACAGACCAGTTCTATGATATGGTCGTTCTTTCTCAATCTCAAGATAGTCGCCCCTTCACCCGACAAACCGATGAAAACACCGGGGAGTCGGTACGATAATCCATTCGAAGAGTCAACTTCAGCTCCGTCTTGGGACGCATCAGAATGTTTGTCACCGGATAATAGGGTGTATCTTCGCTTCGGCGGTCATTCTGAACTCGACTCAGCTTGTTCATTGATCCGTGAAATCGCGCCTCTGGCTAATTTCTGTAACTCAGACTCGTTTATCACTTTGAGCCTCTCACTGTCCTCAGAGAGAGTCGTCTGATCCGCTGGTTGAGACTGCACGGTGACGACGATACATTTAGCGACCTGATCTTTTTCTTGCGAAGAGCTGAGTAGTTCGAGATCTACGTCATCAATTTCGTTCTGGTAGAAAACTTTGACTGGATGAACCAGGCCGGATTTTGTTGCCAGCATATCGAAATAGCTGGTTCCCGAGTCAGTTTGGAGATTTTCGTAGCCGAGCAAGTCGAAAATCTCCCGAACCAATCGTCGCAACACCTCATCCGATTCCCTATT comes from the Halapricum desulfuricans genome and includes:
- a CDS encoding DEAD/DEAH box helicase, with protein sequence MKFFDRNTNPERIDDSVEPVVKGLLENKQLFNEDADDRPYVTEAIKYTADKQDRRKTTPYDGDNQFVSNIIDIFGFDPLDFQVECWKTVDQLDQKRRQTGNQQAGVFSAPTGFGKTEAFLGPLYQLLRSDRQDSTIIVYPRRALLQNQLQRVLQHLDTMRGEGPSNLSVGVYIGGMPYEIGDVEDNSTCFDRSGGTARFKLANCWCSDDEDIHSFEFYGTSREYTLKCENNPDHSFTDRELVLPRKEITRDTPDIILTTLESLELFALKPNYNIIDEVDSIVLDEVHLYTGLRGAHTAKIIENINEITEQPLLWLGASATIDNPSRFAKKLFDLPANSIEAIEPPESDYKEEHGDQEHYYFMISPDDGPGASPMMIQQTMMLGHSLLQQRDGKRGKILSFIDSISQINQKLAQLEDADHSDKRKLWEYHRSGEGYENWEVVADEMGYEFLENDLRFEPVYSDAGFDAEAAGQSDILLSTSFLEVGIDVGDINIVSQYRTPQDLSSFIQRTGRAAREEDMDSHIFVYLSNFTGDANMFYRAERFLGSELRTPLKTDNKVVEWIHEQLGEFYQITSGIAERRMRSPREEELAFFEEFVRDAMECEEFYRFLTEPGEFLSTELGIGGHLDQPLLSEEPVRVVESALDAKDRSLSEDFEEIEEYVDIQGDEVIRGENAFDEYLSHIQERVLEQIQTYLEKLEEYETVLEEHGQLDDHSQREIVREELDAAREQVTDYRSLSAEERVERYNKILADITQQAAYLMGMRASADRHAEDGVSEVGLGKIDDLQEAVTMLAGLAGDERLEQLSQERRQVYYLKQTVEQLKDYRDLDSDEKYRNNKPFLSVWYVKNLLRAAYYFERFLNVEGRSLGEVWYVPPNYFESSGQYLTVFRGESDLDGSEESIDSIVHSYAPYRSEYQQKTGKSQLFMPDTEVVESSTEDSDSTVQFDFSSVPTDDQPNMAVPESITLDEVTDLSDTASNIVRYCPECLQIISNIDSCLEHNDRAYGKIHSDPQVKTVLRDREVESQRGALSLCNVTGDVLLEGVTLNITPATYKGPGIGYVWADEDRIEREIESPSRPLGFTLDTRGVSLDVGSFLRTLDEDVRNEISKYKDLDEVEFEYLGYHTAAHLLMQLVSDVSGVNQTMLFYGIDTVREEVFVFERTEGGQGIVDLFYEELQADPGNVLEALNRTVFNPQVINERLWADSDVLADLPPKRAPDESEARTIVSEHVDIPYSDVQDRITQEFLSTADRADQLGQTLGSDSLLVPYRVKHEIASAQMEGEEELPRDRLEELDIDLDTHAESIKSLFFSPDIDGCVENLHLSECISGHAQEDSLSYVLLERLYDHLIEQSPVAEAKEQIFNREQLPAAELNDTNIFLTF